A window of Costertonia aggregata contains these coding sequences:
- a CDS encoding shikimate dehydrogenase family protein, producing the protein MENTEKNNIRFGLIGKNISYSFSKGYFTEKFQKMGLEDHSYENFDFQEIDEFKEVIAANKNIKGFNVTIPYKEEIIPFLSELDEKASTIGAVNTIKVVENRLVGYNTDAFGFQKSIEPFLKKHHKKALILGTGGASKAIAFVFDELGIDYTFVSRSPEKHQFSYDNLNEAILKEYTVLVNCSPLGTFPKVSEKPSIPYKYIRSTHLLFDLIYNPEKTAFLLAGEEKGATICNGFRMLQLQAEKAWEIWNS; encoded by the coding sequence ATGGAAAACACAGAAAAAAATAACATTAGGTTCGGGCTCATAGGTAAAAATATATCCTATTCGTTTTCAAAGGGGTATTTTACCGAAAAATTTCAAAAAATGGGATTGGAAGATCATTCCTACGAAAATTTTGATTTTCAGGAAATTGATGAATTTAAAGAAGTCATTGCTGCCAACAAAAACATTAAGGGGTTTAATGTGACCATACCCTATAAAGAAGAAATTATTCCGTTTTTATCTGAACTGGATGAAAAAGCAAGCACCATAGGGGCGGTAAACACCATAAAAGTAGTTGAAAATAGGTTGGTAGGATATAATACCGATGCTTTTGGGTTTCAAAAATCCATAGAACCCTTTTTAAAAAAACATCACAAAAAAGCTTTGATTCTGGGCACAGGTGGGGCTTCTAAGGCCATTGCCTTTGTTTTTGACGAATTGGGTATTGATTATACGTTTGTATCGCGGAGCCCCGAAAAGCATCAATTTTCCTATGACAACCTTAATGAAGCCATTTTGAAAGAATATACGGTCTTGGTGAATTGTAGCCCTTTGGGCACGTTTCCCAAAGTGTCCGAAAAACCATCGATTCCATATAAATACATTCGAAGTACACACCTTTTATTCGATTTAATTTACAATCCGGAAAAAACAGCTTTTCTCTTGGCCGGAGAAGAAAAAGGGGCGACCATCTGTAATGGGTTTAGAATGTTGCAACTACAAGCCGAAAAAGCCTGGGAAATCTGGAATTCATAG
- a CDS encoding DUF368 domain-containing protein, protein MHHPRTFMDKFFLVIKGLCMGAANKVPGVSGGIVAFVGGFYEEFIYSLQKINGKAFKLLANGRFRSFYRYVNGPFLTLLIFGMLVSYFSVSKLLDFFLERNELYVWSAFFGMIIGSIYYISKDFKYWNKKTIPAGIIGLIIGISISFLNPAKENDNLIFIFFCGMISVSGMTLPGLSGSFILILIGNYVLLLVDSVNALYDTFAETIRGDFSFIQNKERLNTLTILSVFTLGSASGLVTLSHILGYVLKHYKHITTAVIIGFITGSLGVVWPWKKAVFKTDAAGNTLLDSNGKEIITNYQRYFPDVTHSETWWAALFIILGIAVLLVLDWYGKHRKK, encoded by the coding sequence ATGCACCATCCACGAACGTTCATGGATAAATTTTTTTTGGTCATCAAGGGGCTGTGTATGGGAGCGGCCAATAAAGTACCTGGTGTTTCTGGCGGTATCGTGGCATTTGTTGGCGGATTTTACGAAGAGTTCATTTATTCGTTACAAAAAATAAACGGTAAAGCTTTTAAACTTTTGGCCAATGGCAGGTTCAGAAGTTTTTATAGATATGTAAACGGTCCTTTTTTGACCTTGCTCATCTTTGGTATGCTCGTAAGTTATTTTAGCGTATCCAAGCTTCTTGACTTTTTTTTAGAACGTAATGAGCTGTATGTTTGGTCTGCTTTTTTTGGTATGATCATCGGTTCCATTTACTACATTTCCAAAGATTTTAAGTATTGGAACAAAAAGACGATACCTGCGGGAATCATAGGTTTGATTATCGGAATCTCAATTAGTTTTTTGAATCCGGCCAAAGAGAACGACAACCTTATTTTTATCTTTTTTTGTGGTATGATAAGCGTTTCGGGCATGACATTGCCTGGGCTCTCGGGCTCTTTTATTTTGATTCTTATAGGTAATTACGTGCTTTTGCTGGTAGATTCGGTAAACGCACTGTACGACACTTTTGCCGAAACTATTAGGGGCGATTTTAGTTTTATCCAAAATAAGGAGCGATTGAACACCCTTACTATATTGTCGGTCTTTACTTTGGGTTCGGCATCGGGCCTGGTAACACTTTCCCATATTCTAGGGTATGTGCTAAAACATTACAAGCATATTACAACGGCCGTTATCATTGGTTTTATCACGGGTTCTTTAGGGGTGGTTTGGCCTTGGAAAAAAGCAGTGTTCAAAACCGATGCTGCCGGAAACACACTTTTGGATTCCAACGGGAAGGAAATTATCACGAACTATCAACGCTACTTTCCCGATGTCACACATTCAGAAACTTGGTGGGCAGCACTCTTTATTATTTTAGGTATCGCCGTTTTATTGGTATTGGATTGGTATGGAAAACACAGAAAAAAATAA
- a CDS encoding DUF368 domain-containing protein, whose amino-acid sequence MGKRNLLQYIFITLKGMAMGAADVVPGVSGGTIAFISGIYEELITSINNIDISLFKTLKRDGIQEAWKQLNGNFLLALFTGIFISIVLLIGVVKWLLENEPILLWSFFFGLVSASILFVGKEISKWNVGTIVILIIGTITAYFLTTLPPNENTTGLPFLFLSGALAVCAMILPGISGAFILVILGSYKTIIDSVHELDIKNIIIVGLGAIFGLLSFARLLKWMFTHHKNLTLALLTGFILGSLNKIWPWKRVLETKNISEKIIIIDENISPFTFQGENQLVFAILLAILGFSLIFALEKLATKK is encoded by the coding sequence ATGGGAAAACGCAACCTTCTTCAATATATTTTTATTACGCTTAAGGGAATGGCCATGGGTGCAGCGGACGTTGTGCCGGGGGTTTCCGGTGGTACTATTGCATTTATTTCCGGTATTTATGAGGAACTCATCACATCTATCAACAACATAGACATCTCTCTTTTCAAAACATTAAAAAGAGACGGAATACAGGAGGCATGGAAACAACTTAACGGAAACTTTTTGTTGGCACTTTTTACAGGAATTTTTATCAGTATCGTATTATTGATAGGTGTTGTAAAGTGGCTGCTTGAGAATGAGCCTATTTTATTATGGTCTTTCTTTTTTGGTTTGGTGAGTGCCAGTATATTATTTGTAGGCAAGGAGATATCAAAATGGAATGTCGGAACGATTGTTATTTTGATTATCGGCACAATAACCGCTTACTTTCTTACGACCCTTCCCCCAAATGAAAATACGACCGGTCTGCCCTTTTTGTTTCTTTCGGGCGCCTTGGCCGTCTGTGCCATGATTCTCCCCGGTATATCAGGTGCGTTTATCCTTGTAATCCTTGGTTCATACAAAACCATTATAGATTCTGTGCACGAATTGGATATAAAAAATATCATCATAGTAGGCCTCGGGGCTATTTTTGGTTTATTGAGTTTTGCACGTTTGTTGAAATGGATGTTTACCCATCACAAAAATTTGACCTTGGCTCTTTTGACCGGCTTTATATTGGGTTCACTTAATAAAATATGGCCTTGGAAAAGGGTTTTGGAAACAAAAAACATTAGCGAAAAAATCATTATCATTGATGAAAATATTTCCCCTTTCACCTTTCAGGGAGAGAATCAGCTTGTATTTGCCATCCTGCTAGCCATCCTAGGTTTTTCGCTTATTTTTGCATTAGAAAAGTTAGCTACGAAAAAATAA